The Salmo salar chromosome ssa02, Ssal_v3.1, whole genome shotgun sequence genome segment tcctatagtatatactacacccctaatgatatagtggagtctggttacgttctaggatctctgaggaatacatacgaatgtgatttgactggttgaagcAACGTTTAGgtttagattttcacagattcctttctttgcaaattgaacgggtggaaatacaaaatcgatcgtgcatgctatatggacatTTTTAGGacatgaaaaaggattttatctaacaaaacaacacttcatgttatctctgggaccctttggatgttaaatcagagcaagatttcagaatgtaagtacacatttcaccttcagaggtgaatttatcaaacctatcgcagtgaaaaaagtgttttgttgttaggagctctcctcaaacaatagcatggcattttttgaagtaatagctactgtaaattggacagtgcagctatattaacaagaatttaagctttcagccgatataagacacttatatgtaccgacatttgttgtttctctaaaatctgcgatcgtgacaaggcgctgcatgatttacaactgtcctgtTAACGGGACGCCTATCCGTAAGAagttttaacagaatgtgactggcagaacgggtgttgtatgtggaggatgagggctgcagtaggtatgtcagataggggggagtaaggcctaagagggtttttataaataagcatcaaccagtgggtcttgcgccaggtatacagagatgaccagtttacagaggagtatagagtgcagtgatgtgtcctataaggagcatggtgacaaatctgatggccgaatggtaaaaaaCCTCTAGCCGCTTGAGAGCGCCCTTACCCgccaatctataaattatgtctctgtaatctagcatgggtaggatggtcaacTGAATCAggcttagtttggcagctggggtgaaagaggagcgattacaatagaggaaaccaagtctagatttaacattAGCCTACAGCTTTGGTATGTGCTGAGaggaggacagtgtaccgtctagtcatactcccaagtacttgtatgaggtgactatctcaagctctaaaccctcagaggtagtaatcacacctgtggggaagGGCATTCTtcctaccaaaccacatgacctttgttttggaggtgttcagaacaaggttaagggcagagaaagcttgttggacactaagatagctttgttgtagagtgtttaacacaaaatccggggaggggccagctgagtataagactatcatctgcatataaatggatgagagagcttcctactgcctgagctttgttgttgatgtaaattgagaagtgtgtggggcctaggatcaagctttggggtactcccttggtgacaggcagtggcagagagcagatgttctgactttatacactgcactctttgagagaggtagttagcaaaacAGACCAAAGAGCCCTcggagacaccaatactccttagcctggcccacaagaatggaatggtctactgtatcaaaagctttggccaagtcaatagaaatagcagcacaacattgcttagaatcaagggcaatggtgagaTCATTTAGAACCTTTAAAGTTGCAgtaacacatccataacctgagcggaaaacAGATtgcatgtagatgtatataatgaacagactaggtctttACTGCTCCtagatggtgtaacaatacatcatgtagatgtatataatgaacagactaggtatatgctgctcctacatggtgtaacaatacatcatgtagatgtatataatgaacagactaggtataTGCTGCTCCTACATGGTATAACAATACATCACGTAGATGTATATAATTATCTATTGGTGTTCcacatttttttttcaaacacAATATTTTGCATTAATCAAATCCTTTTTACAATCAGCACCTGAGTTTTCTCTGACATGGTGGAATAATACTAATGGGAATATTTATGAGGTAGTGAATGTTTTTCATGTCAACAACTTAATGTTATCAGAACAAcgtcatcacattttcatacaccTTTAGCTTGATGAATGGTACAAGAATGTATGCAATGAAACAACTAAATTCAAGAGATTAAGTTTAAAACAAAGAAATAAAACTTCCAATAATCTACTTAATTATTTACATTTTCAAATATCCAAATCATAAAATGAACATTAAGGATTGATGCTATCCAATCAATCAAAGTTCCTAATCAAAACAAAatgttaaaatcagattttatataTGATCATGGTctcaattaaaaataaaaagtagaCCTATTCTTTTTTTGAAAGCTTTCATACATACAATTTGGTTTTGTGTggcataaaaaaaacacattctcaatcaaaaacataagtcagaacaaagcctctctattctctcatgtgatttcaggtcctctgactgggaaaatgtctttccacattgagagcagtggtatgtcttctcctccAGTGTATGTATTATTTCGTGCTTATTCAGATGCCTTAACCGggtaaaactcttttcacactgggagcagtggtaggtCTTatcctctcctgtgtgtgtcctctcatgctggTTCAAGTTTcctaactgggtaaaactctttccacacaagGAGCACTGGTAGGGCTTTTCACGCGTGTGTATCCACTCATGCTTTTTCAGGCTCCCCCACCGGGTAAAACACCTTTCACAATGggaacagtggtaaggcttctctcctgtgtgtgcccTCTCATGTGTTCTTAGGTGCCCTAaccgggtaaaactctttccacagtgggaacagtgataaagcttctctcctgtgtgtgcctTCTCATGTGTTCTCAGGTtccctaactgggtaaaactcttttcacagtgggaacagtgatatggcttctctcctgtgtgtgcccTTTCATGCGTTCTTAGGTGCCCTAACCGGGTAAAAGTCTTTCCACATTGGTAACAGTGATGAGGCTTCACTCCagagtgtattctctcatgtattTTTAGGTAACATAAACGGGTAAAACTCTTGCCACACTGGAAGCAGTGGTGaggattctctcctgtgtgtattctctcatgtcgtTTCAGGCTGTCTACCTGGCAAAACCTCTTCCCAAAGtctgagcagtggtaaggctcttctcctgtgtgtgttctcccatGCTCTTTTAGTGTCCATAACCgcttaaaactctttccacaatgggaGGTGTGGTGTCGTCCCGCTGGTTTGGGCAtctctgggtctggttcccctgaaggactcttcccgctgtcagagtgagagtctgACCTCTCTCCTGCCAAATACAAACAGAGTATTTGGTTAAACAGCCCTAACTGAAACCGCAACATGATTAAACTATGAAGTTTAATCCAGACTAGATCCCTCATAAAAATGGTACATTTGGATCTTGAATGCTGAATGGTTGATAGCTGTTAATCACGATGATCCACAGGTAATGCCTGTTGACAGTTCCATTCTACACATCCACTGtcccatcagcccagccaggcaattcatAAACTAATCTCCACTCTGAAAAAATATTTTGACATTATTACCCCTTAGCTTCTAGTAGTCTAACATTTGGTTTGTATAAactagggatgtgacaaatgtttttagctgataggactGGAACCCGGTGAGGTCGTCACCTGCAAcagccaagagcgtgcaaagctgtcatcaaggcaaagcatgtctactttgaagaacctaaaatataaaatatattttgatttgtttttggttactatattatTCTATAATAATGCCccctcctgtactacctgttcacccatgactgcgtggccacgcacgtctccaacacaatcatcaagtttactgacgacacaacagtggtagacctgattaccagcaacaatgagacagcctaaagggaggaggtgagggccctggcggagtggtgccaggaatataacctctccctcaacgtcaacaaaactaaggagctgatcgtggacttcaggagagagcagagagaacatgCCCCCATCCATATTGACGGGCCACAGTCGAGGGTGAAAAGTTAAGTTCCTCTGCTTACACATCACCGTCAACCAAAAATGGTTCATTCAcaaagacagtgtggtgaagaaggcgaaaaagcacctcttcaacctcaggaggctaaagaccCTAAAAACctgacaaacttctacagatgcaccatcgagagcatcctgttgggctgtatcaccacctggtgcGGCAATTGCACCGTTTGCAACCGCagtgctctccagagggtggtgcggtcagcccaacacattaccgggggcacactgccctccaggacatctacagcacctggtgtcacaggaaggccaagaagatcatcaaggatccCGAGCCACAGCATGTTCACCcttctaccatctagaaggcggaggcagtacagctgcatcaaagctgggacagaaagaagctgtttttcagtctatcTCCATGCCATCAGAGAgataaatagtcaccactagcagGCCTCctaccagtaccctgccctgaacttagtcactgttactagccggctaccacccgataCTCTGCCCTGCAccatagagactgctgccctatgtacatagtcattgaacactggtcactttaataat includes the following:
- the LOC106591818 gene encoding zinc finger protein 239-like isoform X2; the protein is MTEEDILGLKEGDITVTLEETGDVMNTRERSDSHSDSGKSPSGEPDPEMPKPAGRHHTSHCGKSFKRLWTLKEHGRTHTGEEPYHCSDFGKRFCQVDSLKRHERIHTGENPHHCFQCGKSFTRLCYLKIHERIHSGVKPHHCYQCGKTFTRLGHLRTHERAHTGEKPYHCSHCEKSFTQLGNLRTHEKAHTGEKLYHCSHCGKSFTRLGHLRTHERAHTGEKPYHCSHCERCFTRWGSLKKHEWIHTREKPYQCSLCGKSFTQLGNLNQHERTHTGEDKTYHCSQCEKSFTRLRHLNKHEIIHTLEEKTYHCSQCGKTFSQSEDLKSHERIERLCSDLCF
- the LOC106591818 gene encoding zinc finger protein 436-like isoform X1, which encodes MSSLSYSPPATEQKLCWMEKEALGLNIVVKEEEDITVKEEEEAFRVKTEEEEAITLKEENYVTVKEEKEPFGVEEGIEAVTVEEDFRIKEEEEDVTVQEVNEPFGVKKEEGVEAVTMEEEVVDAFRIKKEEEEAITLKEEEDVEEKEPFGAEEEAITLNENEDVIMEEPFGVEEEAISKEKDILGVKEDGDEEEEPEDPINTRERSDSHSDSGKSPSGEPDPEMPKPAGRHHTSHCGKSFKRLWTLKEHGRTHTGEEPYHCSDFGKRFCQVDSLKRHERIHTGENPHHCFQCGKSFTRLCYLKIHERIHSGVKPHHCYQCGKTFTRLGHLRTHERAHTGEKPYHCSHCEKSFTQLGNLRTHEKAHTGEKLYHCSHCGKSFTRLGHLRTHERAHTGEKPYHCSHCERCFTRWGSLKKHEWIHTREKPYQCSLCGKSFTQLGNLNQHERTHTGEDKTYHCSQCEKSFTRLRHLNKHEIIHTLEEKTYHCSQCGKTFSQSEDLKSHERIERLCSDLCF